The Halogeometricum borinquense DSM 11551 genome window below encodes:
- a CDS encoding PQQ-dependent sugar dehydrogenase, translating to MIRSNTKQSAIAIVLALVTLTASITAGVVFATGPAVAHGDHTDGGGTDGSNEWATDSDSFKSETVLSGLDRPTETVFLPDGRILIIQQGGKILIDDPTTKGGAETYLNINQVDSLESNRERGLLGIAIAPDFEQSGDFYVYYTRLDNPGAEDEADTEPENVLAAFTHRENSGGTTSRADPNSKQILWRNEIRTGKSIVCCHFGGGLDIGPDGKIYITTGEEFQGWRSQDLSVPDGKVIRLNQDGSIPQDNPFVDDGDPETLGEVWAYGLRNPYRAKFAPNGNLYIGEVGSNREEEPSSQEDIHLGAKGANYGWPNCEGNCDDPAYDDPIYTYSHIDSGDPPGAAVTVGPVYTGDMYPAEYDNVLFYSDYNDGWVKYLTLNDDGTTVGQSYNFDADAGPLVSLTMGPDGALYGTNYGGPPGAGEIVRYVYEDTNSAPSIDSTSVSPESGAIPLEVTFEASASDPNGDDLTYTWHFGDGTTTRGASVTHTYSEAGSYDTYVEVSDGNTTVESGTTTITAGEPPQVDITTPANGSLFRAGDSIDVAADVTDPEDGQLSGDSVEWSAFLTHNDHIHPDTTTTGNSFTFDVPTTGHPTTGDVGYRLSVTATDSDGLQTTKSIEIRPDEVDVTLKTEPDGIPIDIEGSPKSTDGGYTFDTVIGYEHSPSAPESVCRQGTTYEFTGWSDDNTERVRTFTVPESDTTLTAQYQSAGSCEDLPESGLVGHYEADSGVQMNASGVTGWTDKSGNGNDLSAAGAPQFDADGATGAGAIAFDGEDDVLDRSGLTGFSGGSENRSMFLVANYTDNNGGFGGVAYGRGGNNKAFGLVVDDKGRLTVQGFGGGNDFPSDKQGLGAGRLTQSVVYEGGQFTQYANGQQLNSGTHQFDTNPQRFVVGGEITPPPYTEMRVSAVLVYNRALSTEERQQVQSYLSEKYIGNSTTEPNDPPELGDISVTYTGGEKSINVTAAASDPDGDVDPSSVRIVEQPTSGTVTNNGDGTVTYATSDESATSDSFTVAISDTDGAESAPATVDLTYQISETNAPPTANDDAANVTVGQSVKIPVLGNDGDSDGSLDTSSVTIVAQPSTGSVTIDGDGAITYTHTGDSATTDSFTYEVSDDDGDISNVATVEITVAEPDPADGVPETNDDHGTVESGETVTLSVLANDSASVDASTLRIDGDADHGTATVENGQLVYQHSGDSATDDMIEYTVADANGNRSAPTFVFIEITESTDQDPEEGDTDESDGGDNGGEDGSNDGDNNGGGSSPPPSNNGGGGDDRPSRPSSPSGSSAGSGSVPSAEQKASFEVSNVALSSTNVTVGETVNASAVVDNTGNAAGSTTVDLAVGNDTVDARSLTVGAGANVTVAFSYTFDQSGAYELRLGNQSLGTVTVSNATQTDESNNDDTGDGDSTSEAVTEGTGTDERNERVENGNRSSTETRTATDEPTAVTADDENKENSTETETNTGTPGFGPFVAVLSVLLAVVMLGRRRLD from the coding sequence ATGATTCGCTCAAACACCAAACAGAGCGCTATCGCCATCGTGTTAGCTCTCGTGACACTGACCGCATCAATCACAGCGGGTGTTGTTTTCGCCACAGGACCGGCCGTGGCGCACGGCGACCACACCGACGGTGGGGGGACTGACGGGTCGAACGAGTGGGCGACCGATTCAGACTCGTTCAAATCCGAGACGGTGTTATCGGGACTTGACCGACCGACCGAGACTGTCTTTCTCCCCGACGGTCGGATACTGATCATTCAACAAGGTGGGAAGATACTCATCGACGACCCAACGACGAAAGGTGGGGCCGAAACGTACCTCAACATCAACCAAGTCGATAGTCTCGAATCAAATCGTGAGCGCGGTCTCCTCGGAATCGCCATCGCGCCCGACTTCGAGCAAAGCGGGGATTTCTACGTCTATTACACCCGTCTCGACAATCCCGGTGCGGAAGACGAGGCGGACACCGAACCGGAGAACGTACTCGCTGCGTTCACTCACCGAGAGAACAGCGGTGGGACGACGAGTCGGGCAGACCCGAACAGCAAGCAGATTCTCTGGCGCAACGAGATTCGGACCGGGAAATCTATCGTCTGCTGTCACTTCGGTGGCGGACTCGACATCGGACCGGACGGGAAAATATACATCACGACCGGTGAGGAGTTCCAAGGCTGGCGCTCGCAGGATCTCTCTGTGCCCGACGGTAAGGTCATCCGCCTGAATCAAGATGGCTCGATCCCGCAAGACAATCCGTTCGTCGATGACGGAGACCCCGAGACCCTCGGAGAGGTTTGGGCGTACGGTCTCAGAAATCCGTACCGGGCGAAGTTCGCTCCCAACGGGAATCTCTACATCGGAGAAGTCGGGTCCAACCGAGAAGAGGAACCGAGTTCGCAAGAAGACATCCATCTCGGAGCAAAAGGTGCGAACTACGGATGGCCCAACTGCGAAGGTAACTGTGATGACCCCGCGTACGACGACCCGATCTATACGTACTCGCACATCGATTCGGGTGATCCGCCGGGTGCGGCAGTCACGGTCGGACCCGTCTACACCGGCGACATGTACCCTGCGGAGTACGACAACGTCCTGTTCTACAGCGACTACAACGACGGATGGGTCAAGTATCTCACCCTGAACGATGACGGGACGACAGTCGGGCAGAGCTACAACTTCGACGCCGACGCTGGACCGCTCGTGTCGTTGACGATGGGCCCGGACGGCGCGCTCTACGGGACGAACTACGGTGGACCGCCGGGTGCAGGTGAAATCGTTCGCTACGTCTACGAAGACACAAACAGCGCACCGAGCATCGACTCGACGAGCGTCTCGCCTGAAAGCGGTGCGATCCCACTTGAGGTAACGTTCGAGGCGAGTGCATCGGACCCCAACGGCGACGATCTGACGTACACATGGCATTTCGGCGATGGAACGACAACCCGCGGCGCGAGCGTCACACACACCTACAGTGAGGCAGGGTCGTACGACACCTACGTCGAAGTGAGCGATGGAAACACGACCGTCGAGTCAGGAACGACGACGATCACGGCAGGCGAACCACCACAAGTTGACATTACGACGCCTGCAAACGGCTCTCTGTTCCGTGCGGGCGACTCGATAGACGTTGCGGCGGACGTAACAGATCCCGAAGACGGGCAACTGAGTGGTGACTCCGTCGAGTGGTCGGCCTTCCTCACGCACAACGATCACATCCACCCGGACACGACCACAACGGGCAACTCGTTCACGTTCGACGTTCCAACAACGGGGCACCCCACAACCGGCGACGTTGGCTACAGACTCTCGGTAACCGCTACGGATTCGGACGGTCTCCAGACGACCAAGAGCATCGAGATACGACCTGACGAAGTCGATGTCACGCTGAAGACGGAACCCGACGGGATCCCTATCGACATCGAGGGATCGCCAAAATCCACCGACGGTGGATACACGTTCGATACGGTGATCGGCTACGAACACAGTCCGTCAGCTCCGGAATCAGTCTGTCGGCAGGGAACGACCTACGAGTTCACAGGGTGGAGCGACGACAACACGGAGCGCGTCCGGACGTTCACCGTCCCCGAGTCTGACACGACGCTGACTGCGCAGTACCAGTCGGCCGGGTCCTGCGAAGACCTCCCCGAAAGCGGACTCGTCGGACACTACGAAGCCGACTCGGGTGTACAGATGAACGCGAGCGGCGTAACCGGATGGACGGACAAATCCGGAAACGGAAACGACCTCAGCGCCGCGGGCGCACCGCAGTTCGACGCTGACGGCGCGACCGGCGCAGGTGCAATCGCCTTCGACGGCGAGGATGACGTACTCGACCGGTCCGGTCTCACCGGGTTCTCCGGCGGAAGCGAGAACCGCTCGATGTTTCTCGTCGCCAACTACACCGACAACAACGGCGGATTCGGCGGTGTCGCCTACGGCCGCGGCGGAAACAACAAGGCGTTCGGTCTGGTCGTTGACGACAAGGGTCGGTTGACAGTCCAAGGCTTCGGCGGCGGCAACGACTTCCCCTCGGACAAACAGGGCCTCGGTGCCGGACGGCTCACGCAGTCGGTCGTCTACGAAGGCGGCCAGTTCACTCAGTACGCCAACGGCCAACAACTGAACTCCGGAACCCATCAGTTCGACACGAATCCGCAGCGGTTCGTCGTCGGCGGTGAGATAACGCCGCCGCCGTACACCGAGATGCGCGTGTCTGCTGTCCTTGTCTACAACCGCGCACTCTCGACTGAAGAGCGGCAGCAGGTCCAGTCGTACCTCTCCGAGAAGTACATCGGAAACAGCACCACAGAACCGAACGACCCGCCCGAACTGGGAGACATATCCGTCACCTACACGGGCGGCGAGAAATCGATTAACGTGACCGCGGCGGCGTCGGACCCCGACGGCGACGTTGATCCGTCGAGCGTCCGCATCGTCGAACAACCGACGAGCGGAACCGTGACGAACAACGGCGACGGCACCGTGACGTATGCGACCAGCGACGAAAGCGCAACGAGCGATTCGTTCACTGTCGCTATCAGTGACACCGACGGGGCCGAGTCCGCTCCGGCGACGGTTGACCTCACCTACCAGATCAGCGAAACCAACGCGCCACCGACGGCGAACGACGACGCTGCAAACGTCACTGTCGGTCAGAGTGTCAAAATCCCGGTCCTCGGAAACGACGGTGACTCCGATGGCTCTCTCGACACCTCGTCGGTGACAATCGTCGCACAGCCCTCGACCGGGAGCGTGACGATAGACGGCGACGGGGCTATCACGTACACGCACACCGGTGACAGCGCAACGACGGACTCGTTCACCTACGAAGTCTCCGACGACGACGGCGATATCTCGAACGTTGCGACGGTCGAGATTACCGTTGCGGAGCCAGATCCGGCCGACGGCGTACCCGAGACGAACGACGACCACGGAACGGTCGAATCGGGGGAAACGGTTACGCTCAGCGTACTTGCCAACGACTCCGCGAGCGTCGATGCGAGTACGCTCCGAATCGACGGCGACGCAGACCACGGAACCGCGACAGTAGAGAACGGTCAACTCGTCTACCAACACAGCGGAGATTCGGCGACGGACGACATGATCGAGTACACCGTCGCGGACGCGAACGGAAATCGCTCGGCCCCGACGTTCGTCTTCATCGAAATCACAGAGTCAACCGACCAAGACCCCGAAGAAGGCGATACCGACGAAAGCGACGGTGGCGACAACGGCGGTGAAGACGGGAGCAATGACGGAGACAACAACGGTGGCGGATCGAGTCCACCACCGAGCAACAATGGCGGCGGAGGCGATGACCGACCATCTCGTCCGTCCAGCCCGTCCGGTAGTTCCGCCGGAAGCGGGTCAGTTCCGTCTGCCGAGCAGAAAGCGTCCTTCGAGGTCTCGAACGTGGCGCTTTCGAGTACGAACGTCACCGTTGGAGAAACTGTGAACGCCTCGGCCGTCGTCGATAACACCGGCAACGCAGCGGGAAGTACAACTGTTGATCTCGCTGTCGGGAACGACACCGTCGATGCTCGAAGCCTCACGGTCGGCGCAGGAGCGAATGTGACCGTGGCGTTCTCGTACACGTTCGATCAGTCGGGAGCGTACGAACTCCGACTCGGGAACCAGTCGCTCGGGACAGTGACCGTCTCCAACGCGACGCAGACGGACGAATCCAACAACGACGACACGGGCGACGGAGACAGCACATCGGAGGCAGTGACAGAGGGAACCGGGACTGACGAACGTAACGAGCGCGTAGAGAACGGAAATCGCAGTAGTACAGAGACGAGGACAGCCACCGACGAACCGACGGCAGTCACAGCAGATGATGAAAACAAGGAGAACAGCACGGAGACAGAGACGAACACCGGAACCCCCGGTTTCGGACCGTTCGTCGCAGTGCTCTCGGTACTCCTCGCGGTTGTGATGCTTGGGCGTCGCCGTCTGGACTGA